The following proteins are co-located in the Pedobacter sp. FW305-3-2-15-E-R2A2 genome:
- a CDS encoding response regulator transcription factor: MYNQPEPRIVIIEDDQTIREGYAYLINHTSPYTVVATYPSFDSARNKIVRDNPDVIILDIQLPGTNGIDALPILKKLLPDVYVIMLTVYETEKTILDALANGASGYFTKNTPTAKLIEAIRDVVQGGGPMSPDVAKTVILSLQRNPDSPLTRRETQILELMTTGKDRGQIAKELFIEVETVRTHTKNIYSKLNVNSKAEAIQVAKDKRLV, translated from the coding sequence ATGTATAATCAGCCGGAACCAAGAATCGTGATCATTGAGGACGACCAGACCATCCGGGAGGGTTATGCTTATTTAATTAACCATACCTCCCCTTATACGGTGGTGGCGACCTATCCATCTTTTGATTCGGCAAGAAATAAAATTGTCAGGGACAATCCTGATGTCATTATCCTGGATATTCAGCTTCCCGGAACGAATGGCATTGATGCCTTACCCATTCTCAAAAAACTACTGCCGGATGTTTACGTCATCATGCTGACCGTTTATGAAACAGAAAAGACCATTCTTGATGCCCTGGCCAATGGTGCTTCCGGTTATTTTACAAAGAACACCCCTACAGCAAAATTGATTGAAGCCATCAGAGATGTGGTTCAGGGTGGTGGCCCGATGAGTCCTGATGTGGCCAAGACCGTGATTCTTTCTTTACAAAGAAATCCGGATTCTCCGCTTACCAGAAGAGAGACCCAGATCCTGGAACTGATGACCACGGGTAAAGACCGCGGACAAATTGCGAAAGAGCTGTTTATCGAAGTAGAAACCGTAAGAACGCATACCAAAAATATTTACAGCAAGCTCAATGTGAATTCAAAGGCGGAAGCCATACAGGTTGCAAAAGACAAAAGGCTGGTTTAA
- a CDS encoding family 20 glycosylhydrolase encodes MKKLFTIVLLAFLAVEASAQQDPNMGIIPAPVSVKKNSGTFKLDKTVVLISNEPKNSRMADLLNAFVTTKGGFALREVKSESANEKAIILTSEGAGQLPAEGYKINITDKKITIIGQEAGLFYAVQSMMQLMPEKQNNEILIQAAEINDYPRFKYRGMHLDVSRHFFPVSLVKKYIDVMSQYKLNNFHWHLTDDQGWRIEIKKYPKLTSVGGSRNGTIIGHHPGVGTDNKEYKGFYTQNEVKEVLAYAAARFINVVPEIELPGHASAAIAAYPELSCFPERDTFVDAKTPWSGSRKGKQVQQQFGVFDDVFVPSDNTFKFLENVLDEVIALFPSKYIHIGGDECPKEYWKQSEFCQKLIKKLNLKDEHGLQSYFIQRIEKHVNKRGRSVIGWDEILEGGLAPNATVMSWRGTEGGIAAAKQSHDVIMTPNAGGLYFDHKQSNSPDEPTNIGGFAPYTSAYAYDPMPKELNADQQKYVIGVQANLWTEYIQTPVKVEYMIIPRVFSLAEIAWSQPERKDLKNFSEERLPLHLARLDQTETNYWVPTPLGLNEKVMNGENFNIELKAPVQGSKIYYTLDLTRPSVNGNLYTNGVKVIVPKGEKRVLKTLVITPAGKQSVVTETILNNGAADVKSK; translated from the coding sequence ATGAAAAAATTATTTACAATTGTTCTGCTGGCATTTCTTGCAGTAGAAGCATCAGCACAGCAAGACCCGAACATGGGCATCATTCCTGCGCCAGTGTCCGTTAAGAAGAATAGCGGAACCTTTAAACTGGATAAAACAGTCGTTTTAATATCCAATGAGCCTAAAAATTCAAGGATGGCAGATTTGCTAAATGCTTTTGTCACTACAAAAGGTGGTTTTGCCCTGAGAGAAGTGAAATCTGAAAGTGCAAACGAAAAGGCCATCATCCTAACCTCAGAAGGTGCCGGTCAGTTGCCTGCTGAAGGTTACAAAATCAACATCACAGATAAAAAGATTACAATTATTGGTCAGGAAGCAGGATTGTTCTATGCGGTACAATCCATGATGCAGCTGATGCCGGAAAAACAAAATAACGAGATTTTGATCCAGGCAGCTGAGATCAACGACTATCCCCGTTTTAAATACAGAGGAATGCACCTGGATGTATCCCGTCATTTCTTCCCGGTTTCTTTGGTTAAAAAATACATCGATGTGATGTCTCAGTATAAACTGAATAACTTTCACTGGCACTTAACAGACGATCAGGGATGGAGAATAGAAATTAAGAAATATCCAAAGCTGACTTCAGTAGGGGGCAGCAGAAACGGAACGATTATCGGACATCACCCAGGCGTAGGAACGGATAATAAAGAATATAAAGGTTTTTATACCCAGAATGAAGTAAAAGAGGTGCTGGCTTATGCCGCTGCAAGATTTATCAATGTGGTGCCTGAAATTGAACTTCCGGGACATGCTTCAGCTGCAATTGCTGCTTATCCTGAATTGAGCTGCTTTCCGGAAAGAGATACTTTCGTAGATGCAAAAACACCTTGGTCAGGAAGCAGAAAAGGCAAACAGGTACAACAGCAATTTGGCGTATTTGATGATGTGTTCGTACCTAGCGACAATACCTTTAAATTCCTTGAAAATGTATTGGATGAAGTGATCGCATTGTTCCCTTCCAAATACATCCACATTGGTGGTGATGAGTGCCCTAAAGAATATTGGAAACAAAGTGAATTCTGTCAGAAGCTGATTAAAAAGTTAAATCTGAAAGATGAGCACGGACTACAGAGCTATTTCATCCAGAGAATTGAAAAACACGTCAATAAAAGAGGTCGTTCTGTAATCGGATGGGATGAAATTCTGGAGGGTGGATTGGCACCTAATGCTACGGTGATGTCATGGAGAGGTACTGAAGGTGGTATCGCTGCGGCAAAACAAAGCCATGATGTGATCATGACACCGAATGCAGGTGGTTTGTATTTTGACCATAAACAAAGTAATTCTCCGGATGAGCCGACCAATATTGGTGGTTTTGCACCGTATACGAGTGCTTATGCGTATGATCCAATGCCTAAAGAACTAAATGCCGATCAGCAGAAATATGTGATCGGTGTTCAGGCAAACCTTTGGACAGAATACATCCAGACGCCGGTAAAAGTAGAATATATGATCATTCCAAGGGTGTTCTCTTTGGCGGAAATTGCCTGGAGCCAGCCTGAGCGTAAAGACCTGAAAAACTTCTCTGAAGAACGTCTTCCTTTGCATCTGGCAAGATTAGATCAGACAGAAACCAATTATTGGGTACCTACACCACTGGGCTTAAATGAGAAGGTGATGAACGGCGAAAACTTCAATATTGAACTTAAAGCTCCGGTACAAGGATCGAAAATCTATTATACGTTAGACCTTACCCGCCCTTCGGTTAATGGTAACTTGTATACTAATGGTGTGAAAGTGATCGTTCCTAAAGGAGAAAAACGCGTTTTGAAAACCCTGGTGATCACACCTGCAGGTAAACAAAGCGTGGTAACAGAGACCATTTTAAACAATGGTGCTGCGGATGTAAAATCTAAATAA
- the trxB gene encoding thioredoxin-disulfide reductase, whose protein sequence is MSEEIEHVQCLIIGSGPAGYTAAIYAARADLKPVMYTGMEPGGQLTQTTDVDNFPGYPGGVMGPEMMEDFRKQAERFGTDIRFGYVSAVDFSSMPHKVVVDDIKTITADTVIISTGATAKWLGLPSEQKYNGFGVSACAVCDGFFFKGQDVAIVGAGDTAAEEATYLAKLCKKVYMLVRRDEFRASKAMVHRVLNTPNIEVVYHTETQEIIGNGKNVTAVKVLNNQTGVESEIPVEGFFVAIGHKPNTDIFKGWLDMDETGYLQTIPGSTKTNVEGVFAAGDVQDHYYRQAVTAAGSGCMAALDAERYLAAKEHEVKALS, encoded by the coding sequence ATGTCAGAAGAAATAGAACACGTTCAATGTTTAATTATAGGTTCAGGACCGGCAGGATATACTGCAGCAATTTATGCGGCCCGCGCAGACCTGAAACCAGTAATGTACACCGGTATGGAGCCGGGTGGACAATTGACACAAACCACCGATGTTGATAATTTTCCGGGATATCCGGGTGGAGTTATGGGACCGGAAATGATGGAAGACTTCCGTAAGCAGGCAGAACGCTTTGGAACGGATATCCGCTTTGGTTATGTGAGTGCTGTAGACTTCTCTTCTATGCCGCATAAAGTGGTGGTAGACGACATTAAAACGATTACTGCAGATACGGTGATCATTTCTACCGGTGCAACCGCAAAATGGCTGGGTTTACCTTCAGAACAAAAATACAATGGTTTTGGTGTTTCTGCATGTGCAGTATGTGATGGCTTCTTCTTTAAAGGACAGGATGTCGCAATTGTTGGTGCTGGTGATACCGCTGCTGAAGAAGCAACTTACCTGGCCAAACTTTGTAAAAAAGTATACATGCTGGTAAGAAGAGATGAATTCAGAGCTTCAAAAGCAATGGTTCACCGTGTGTTGAATACCCCTAACATTGAGGTGGTATACCATACGGAAACTCAGGAGATCATTGGTAATGGTAAAAATGTAACTGCAGTGAAAGTATTGAACAACCAGACTGGTGTGGAATCAGAAATTCCTGTAGAAGGTTTCTTCGTTGCCATTGGTCATAAGCCAAATACAGACATCTTTAAAGGATGGTTGGATATGGATGAAACAGGTTACCTGCAAACCATTCCGGGTTCTACAAAAACAAATGTAGAGGGCGTTTTTGCTGCTGGTGATGTTCAGGATCATTATTACCGTCAGGCAGTAACCGCTGCAGGATCAGGATGTATGGCTGCATTGGATGCAGAACGTTACCTGGCTGCTAAAGAACACGAAGTGAAAGCTTTATCTTAA